The genomic DNA CGAGTTCAGCCACAGCCACAACTCGTTCACGCGGGCGCAGTGTCATGGCGCGCCATGCGACCTGCTGGCCGCGTACGCTGCGGCCGATGTGCAGGAGTCCGAGGCCATCCTGTTCGACCCTGAGTTCAGCCGAATCCCGGCATCGGCGGCTGTACTGTCAGGCAAGCCGGTCGTGTCGGCCGAAGCGTTCACTTGCCTGTATGGTTGGGTTCCGTACCCGGGGCCGGGTCCGCACCAGGGCGAGGAGCAGGTTGCCGACATCAAGTTGCTGGCGGATGCCCTGTTCGCGAACGGTGTGAATCACGTGTTCTGGCATGGGATGCCATACCAAGCGCAAGCCCAAGCTCAAGCGCAAGCAGGACAGGAACAAGCTGACAGCCGACAGCTAACAGCTAACGGCCGTAGCCACCCTTACTCCTCCCTCCCCCTCATGGGGGAGGGAATAGAAGGGAGGGGGGCAGCCACGGCTGACGGCCGGAGCATCGAAGCCGAAAGCCGTAGGCCGAAAGCCGTGGGCTCGTTTCATGCCAGCGTCTATGTGGGGCCCGACAGCGCATTCGCAGCAGAACTGCCGGAGTTCAATGCCTACATGGAGCGAGTTTGCGGAGTGATGAAGCTGGGGCGACCGTACTCGGACGTGGCCGTGTACCTCCCGCTGGAAGACCAGTGGATGAAGGGCGAACTGCCGCAGGAACAACAGAAGCCGAGCGCCAAGTACCACTGGGAGATGCACTATCTCAGACCTCCTTCGGAACTGCAAGGCCGCCAGCCGCTCTGGGTGTCAGCTCCGTTTCTCGAACAGTCCCGCTTTGAGGATGGGGTGCTCTCGGTCGGCGATGCGCGGTTCGGGCTGCTCTACGTTGACTGCGAGTGGCTCGACATGGACGGGCTTGTCCAGGTCTCGCAACTGGCAAAGGCAGGGCTGCCGGTGTGTCTCAAGCGGATACCGAAGCGGCCGGGCAGGGCCGTGGACAAACGGGCTGCTAAGGAGTATCAGCAGACTCTGGAGGCACTGACAAGGCTCAACAACGTGAGCAGCGACCTCGGGAACCTGAGCCAGGAACCGCCGCTCGTGTCCGGTCACGATGCGCCCGATTTCTGGTGCAGGGTCGTCGACGACGAACTACTGTTCTTCTTCGGACATCCGGCCTCTCGCGGCCTGACCTACCCGTTGGAGTATGGCCGGGCAGCTCAAGCAGGGCAGACGGGTAGAGACCTGAGGTTCAACGTCGGCGGCAGCACTCCAGCATTCGAGCTGTCCCTCAAGTTCGGGCAGTGTGAATCGCTGTTACTTCGGGTGTCCCGGACCGGTCGAGTCGAACGACTAGACCTCGGCTACATGCCGCCGGCCCCGGTTATGGAGTGACCAGGTCGAGACACGACTCAGCATTGCGTCCCGGCCGGATTCTGCCCCTTGTTGGCGCTTCGCAAGTACTTATTGACTCGTGGGCGAGTCCTGCTACAATTAGAATGTTGGTTTCCAAGGGGACCGGCAACCAGCATAGAGTAATAAGGTCCCAAGGTTGCTTGTGTAACGTCAGGTGTCTATGAGTCCAAGTCTGTGTTTAGTCCAGACCCGCCCGTAGCTCCCTTCAACGATTCTCAAGCGCAAACATACGGAGGTCCGTTATAATGGGTACGCGCATATTTGTAGGGAATCTTCCCTTCAGCGCAACCGAGACACAGCTCAATGAGCTGTTCAGTCAGCATGGCGAAGT from bacterium includes the following:
- a CDS encoding glycosyl hydrolase, producing MAAPDRAQAQAQAQAEGPELLYPDSRPWTRWWWFNVELRDEDIKSQLDWVKANGFGGVELAFIYPLPGQKRGPDFLSPEWSSKVAFAKRYCESLGLGCDFTFGTLWPFGGTFVSETDASQRFDGPLSQRLGRSWELPAEGRILNHLDRQAFRRYADTMGDALGLALNGAKSAWFCDSFEVETEGLWTTGFGQRFQERFGYDVLPFMPKLDEHPDVRYDYRKLIADYVLHEFYEPFTEFSHSHNSFTRAQCHGAPCDLLAAYAAADVQESEAILFDPEFSRIPASAAVLSGKPVVSAEAFTCLYGWVPYPGPGPHQGEEQVADIKLLADALFANGVNHVFWHGMPYQAQAQAQAQAGQEQADSRQLTANGRSHPYSSLPLMGEGIEGRGAATADGRSIEAESRRPKAVGSFHASVYVGPDSAFAAELPEFNAYMERVCGVMKLGRPYSDVAVYLPLEDQWMKGELPQEQQKPSAKYHWEMHYLRPPSELQGRQPLWVSAPFLEQSRFEDGVLSVGDARFGLLYVDCEWLDMDGLVQVSQLAKAGLPVCLKRIPKRPGRAVDKRAAKEYQQTLEALTRLNNVSSDLGNLSQEPPLVSGHDAPDFWCRVVDDELLFFFGHPASRGLTYPLEYGRAAQAGQTGRDLRFNVGGSTPAFELSLKFGQCESLLLRVSRTGRVERLDLGYMPPAPVME